A window of the Syntrophorhabdaceae bacterium genome harbors these coding sequences:
- a CDS encoding type IV pilin protein produces the protein MGNKAFTVIEMLIMVGVMSAILLIALPMYAMRAKRPDRVQAKAQLCVIRDAEERYKLHYGTYTTDVARLANWKPILGRYQFRIRTADSTQFVAQADGDLNNDKIYDDDTWTIDQSGTLKKVK, from the coding sequence ATGGGAAACAAGGCATTTACCGTTATAGAGATGTTGATAATGGTTGGGGTTATGTCCGCTATTCTGTTGATTGCCCTGCCAATGTATGCCATGCGTGCCAAAAGGCCTGACCGGGTTCAGGCAAAGGCTCAGCTATGTGTTATAAGGGATGCCGAGGAAAGGTATAAACTACATTATGGTACGTATACTACCGATGTTGCAAGGCTTGCAAACTGGAAACCTATTCTGGGAAGATATCAATTCAGGATCAGGACAGCAGATTCTACGCAATTTGTGGCTCAGGCTGACGGTGATCTCAATAATGACAAAATCTATGATGACGATACCTGGACAATTGACCAGAGCGGTACGCTTAAGAAAGTTAAATGA
- a CDS encoding prepilin peptidase, which translates to MGTITDIVIFIFGAVLGSFLNVCIHRLPKEEVGEETEVTIAQLPSIFMKQIRSIATPPSNCPHCKHPIRFYDNIPIVSYIILGGKCRDCGIKISVRYPIVELLTAVLCFVLYRKLGISFEFLVSVIFVALLVVISFIDLDFQIIPDILSIGGLIVGLFLAIFRPFFIYLSPKFNVLDSLYGVLLGGGVLFIIAYSYKLIAKREGMGGGDIKLLAMIGSFCGIKGVIFSLMAGSLFGTVVGIPVMLAKGKNTKYAIPFGPFLALGAVVYLYKGNAITLYFINLMTGR; encoded by the coding sequence ATGGGAACAATAACAGACATAGTTATTTTCATATTTGGTGCAGTTTTAGGTAGTTTTCTCAATGTATGTATACACAGGTTACCAAAGGAAGAAGTTGGTGAAGAGACCGAGGTCACTATCGCCCAACTGCCTTCCATTTTCATGAAGCAGATCAGATCGATCGCAACGCCGCCGTCGAACTGTCCTCATTGCAAACATCCCATAAGATTTTACGATAACATACCGATTGTAAGCTATATCATCCTTGGTGGTAAATGTAGGGATTGCGGGATAAAGATATCCGTACGGTATCCTATCGTTGAATTACTGACAGCCGTTTTATGTTTTGTGCTATATAGAAAATTAGGCATTTCCTTTGAATTCCTTGTGAGTGTGATTTTCGTTGCATTATTAGTAGTTATATCGTTCATAGATCTCGATTTTCAGATTATACCCGATATTCTTAGTATCGGCGGATTGATAGTCGGACTTTTTCTCGCCATATTCCGGCCTTTTTTCATTTATTTATCCCCTAAGTTCAATGTCCTCGATTCTTTATACGGGGTGCTCCTCGGAGGTGGTGTTCTCTTTATTATTGCATATAGTTACAAGCTGATTGCCAAACGGGAAGGCATGGGCGGCGGAGATATAAAACTGCTTGCTATGATAGGCTCTTTCTGCGGTATCAAGGGTGTCATATTCAGCCTCATGGCAGGTTCTCTTTTTGGGACCGTTGTCGGTATACCGGTTATGCTTGCGAAGGGCAAAAACACAAAGTATGCGATCCCGTTCGGACCATTCCTTGCGCTTGGTGCGGTCGTCTACCTGTATAAGGGGAATGCGATCACCCTCTATTTTATTAATCTAATGACGGGGCGATAG